The following is a genomic window from Ignavibacteriota bacterium.
TTCAGCAAGGGCGTCATCGTGAAGGTCGGGAAGCGCAAATTCATGCGCGTCCTGCCCGGTGAACCATGATCATTGACATCACCATGTGATAGAGAGAAAGGGAGATGAGGAATTGTACGTCCCGTCAAAAATGTTCTTCACCAAGGGGGTAGGCCGTCACAAGGACTATCTTCAGTCCTTTGAATTGGCATTGCGCGACGCCAAGATCGAGAAGTGCAATCTCGTTACCGTGTCCAGCATCTATCCCCCGGGGTGCAAACGGATCCCGACGGAAGACGGACTGAAGCAGCTCCAACCCGGGCAGATCACCTTTGCCGTGATGGCGCGGAATGCGACCAACGAACCGAACCGCCTCGTCGCGGCATCGATCGGCGTCGCCACGCCTGCCGACATCAGCCAGTACGGATACCTGTCCGAACACCATCCCTTCGGTGAAACCGACGAGAAGGCCGGCGAATACGCTGAAGATCTGGCCGCCACGATGCTTGCCAGCACGCTGGGCGTGGAGTTCGATCCTATGCTTGGCTGGGATGAACGCGAGAAGGTTTACAAGATGAGCGGCAAGATCGTCAAGACCTATAACGTGACACAGTCGGCGGAAGGCCACAAGGATGGGATCTGGACCACCGTTGTGGCGTCTGCGATCCTCCTCCCCTGAGAGGCGAGTACCACGGGGGTGAACACGAAGGCCCGGAGACAGGGTTGGCGCGCTCGCGCTTCCCTCTCTCCGGGCCTTCTTCGGAGCTCTTCCGGCTCACTGCCCGCCGCCGCGTTCACCGGACGACAGGGCGCTGTCAGTTCAGCATCAGGCGGTAGTCATCGTAGTGCGCCATGACGTTTTCCACGTACTTCACGGTCTCCCGCGCATTCCCGAAATATCCCGCCTTCGGCTTCTCCCCATTCCACACGCTGCGGTGCAGCGAATCGTATCGTCGCGAGAGCAGCGGGAGCATATCACGGATCGACTCCCACGCGAGCGGATCCTCGTGCAGATACGCCGCGAGTTCCTGGGCATCATAGACACGTCCGATACCCGCATTGTAGGCAGCGAGTGTCAGCTTGATCCGGTCTGCTTCCGGGGCGCCCTTGAAGAGCCCGTACAACTGGCGCATGTAGTAGACCCCGCCACGAATGTTATTGCTGGGGTGGCTCAGGTCTTCGATGGACAGATCACGCGCGATATCCTCGCTCGTGCCGGGCATCAACTGCATGAGGCCATACGCACCTCGGCCACTCTCCGCGGTGGGAGAAAAACGTGATTCCTGCTTCATGGTGGCAAGAACGAGCCGCCAGTCGAACCCATGGCGTTCAGCATTCTGTTTGATCGTGGCACCGTATAGCTGCACGATCGCAAGTGTTGAGGCGTCGATCAGGGGGGCCGACTGACCCGCATCCTGCAGCGAAGCTGCCGGAGCGTTCAGGTTCCCCTGTGACCGATCCAACCCGGTCTTGCGCAATCCACCGTCGCCGAACGGCGTACAACCGGCGAGGAGCGCTGCCGAGCAGAGGGCGATCAGTATGCATTGTTTCAGCATAAGCTGTCCTTCCGGGTCGATGATGTCGTTCGCTGTGATCGAAGCGGTCCCCATATCCCCGCACCACGGAGATGCTGTCCGTCCAACTCCTTCTTTCGGAAGTCGTTACCAAAGAACGGTGACCCACAGCTTCCACAGACCGATCCTACTTCACTTATATAACACCGGTATGGGGGGTAAAGTTGCACTGCGACTGAACTTGCAAGCGCTGTGCCACGAAAAAAACTCCCCTTTCCGGTCCGGATTCTGCATTCGCAGATTTTTTCAGGTCGACTATTGTCCAGATGAACACCGGACTGACCCCAAAAAGAAGGAGACCGATCTCTCGACCGGTCTCCCGTCACATCCACATTCTCTTACACGAACACCCAATCAGGGGCGATACTTCTTCTCCACACCCGTGATCTTGTTGACGCGCGCTTCATGCCGCCCGCCGGCGAATGGCGTACGGAGGAAAATGTTCACGATCCCCTTCGCCACTTCGCTGCCTATCACGCGGCTTCCCAGCGTGAGGACATTTGCATTGTTGTGCTCGCGTGCGTTGCGTGCCATGAACTCGTTCACGCAACAGGCGCCAAGGATCCCCGGAACCTTGTTCACCGTCATGCACGACCCTATGCCCGCGCCATCGATCATGATCCCCAGACCCGCCCCGCCACCAGCCACGCGCACAGCCACGGCATGGGCGAGATCGGGGTAGTCGCAGGGATCGGCGCTCCGCGTCCCGACATCCTCCACACGTACACCCATGGCGTTCATGAATTCGATCAGCTCCGCCTTCAACGCGAACCCGCCATGATCCGAACCTATCGCAACGGAGGGCATATCCGCGGACGCGGGAGCGG
Proteins encoded in this region:
- a CDS encoding arginine decarboxylase, pyruvoyl-dependent, with translation MFFTKGVGRHKDYLQSFELALRDAKIEKCNLVTVSSIYPPGCKRIPTEDGLKQLQPGQITFAVMARNATNEPNRLVAASIGVATPADISQYGYLSEHHPFGETDEKAGEYAEDLAATMLASTLGVEFDPMLGWDEREKVYKMSGKIVKTYNVTQSAEGHKDGIWTTVVASAILLP
- a CDS encoding transglycosylase SLT domain-containing protein, with translation MGTASITANDIIDPEGQLMLKQCILIALCSAALLAGCTPFGDGGLRKTGLDRSQGNLNAPAASLQDAGQSAPLIDASTLAIVQLYGATIKQNAERHGFDWRLVLATMKQESRFSPTAESGRGAYGLMQLMPGTSEDIARDLSIEDLSHPSNNIRGGVYYMRQLYGLFKGAPEADRIKLTLAAYNAGIGRVYDAQELAAYLHEDPLAWESIRDMLPLLSRRYDSLHRSVWNGEKPKAGYFGNARETVKYVENVMAHYDDYRLMLN
- the rpiB gene encoding ribose 5-phosphate isomerase B, whose translation is MPSVAIGSDHGGFALKAELIEFMNAMGVRVEDVGTRSADPCDYPDLAHAVAVRVAGGGAGLGIMIDGAGIGSCMTVNKVPGILGACCVNEFMARNAREHNNANVLTLGSRVIGSEVAKGIVNIFLRTPFAGGRHEARVNKITGVEKKYRP